TATAtcctcgagaccaggatctagtcaatgtCTCAGTTTAGTTTTTCAAATGGACTTAAGTTGGACCGACGTCTACAATTCCCTtaacggggaacacatcctcattgaatctctcttccagttgcttacctccacttaccaactacagtcgcttgacttgcctttgacccaccaggtcttcccactaGTTGTCAGGTCAGCAGACCCAACTGAACTTTGGTCGATTGTCAGGTTCCACGGACCTAACCGGACTTCTCGCCAAATGTCGATCCCCGGGGATCTATTTGGACTTCGTACAAGCTATCGTGTCTcacagacctagctagatttcatccTAGTGTCAGGTCTTCTAGACtcatcaactcctgcacacttggtaaaaaggtTAGACAAATAACACATCTAACCGGACTTCTCACCAAATGTCGGGCCTtgcagacctatttggacttcgtacAAGCTATCGTGTCTCatagacctagctagatttcatcaTGATGTCAGGTCTTCTAGACttatcaactcctgcacacttggtaaaaaagttagacaaataacacatctaactttaatctatttgtcatacatcaaaatcagattattagtgcaacctgcaccaacaatctcctcctttttgatgtaatgacaacctaggttaaaattagaaaaaatatataattaagcaAGCATTAGAAATTAAATAAGGTGAGTTAATATGATTTGAtgatttttctaacctaacccactatcctccccTCCTTTTGGTATACATCAAAAATAACACACGAAACATAATTAAATTAAGGTTTAGCAAAAAGGACTTTGCaaacttaatttttaagtaagttttcaaataattatgGCGAGTACTTCcaagaaatttgaaaataaaattttgaaaaccaacTACTTCAAATAAACAGTGTTATCTTTTGCGCTGCAAAGCTAAAAATGCGCTGCAAAGCTAAAAATGCAAGGTCATGTTGGGGAGGAATAAACATTTTCAAGAAACTTTTGTAAGGCTTTTCAAATAATTTGGTAAAACAATTTATACAATATTATGCAAATGCTTTTATATAATGACTTTGTAAAAATATTGTGAAAGAAATTATCagaaaaaatttgaaaagagtttcaaaattttgtaaatatttttcaaatatttaaatttttcaaaaaatattttgcaaacaatttgaaaaaaaaactaagttttaaaatattttgcatatgttaaaaaaactttttgaaaaatgacacttttaaaaataactttcaaaTGTTGAGAGATAatattaaaaatacaaataatattGAATACAAACAAATTGAAGTAAACgataacaataaaaatataatcaagtcaaagtgattcttatttcttttttttttttcttttcaggaAGCCTTAGGAAATGTGGAAAACTttgcataaaaaaatttaaaaattaagcacAAATATAACATATAACAtagataaaatgaaagattatatTAGGGCTACATTTGGTAAGGTGTAATCAgctttgtaatgtaatcaggattacattacaaggttgattattttgtttggtttaattttaaacttgtaatgtaatgtaatctggattacaaaaggtagtgaagttttgtaatctggattacaaagcaaatactatgtaatcggattacattacgaggtcactgtttaaccaaaatttaaatatcgAATATACCCTTAGTCCATCGTGGCCGTCATCCACTGTCGTCGGCTGCCGCTGCCCACCGCTAGCCGCCGCCGCCGGCGACGACCCGCGACCACCGGCCGCCGCCGCCACCGGCGACCACCATCGGTCGCCGCCGGCGATCGTCACTGTCACCGGTTGCCGGTGGCGGCTGCCCGCGGAGGAGGCGACGACCGTTGGTTGCCGCAAGCTCCGACAGAGGTGCGGCGACTATCGGTAGaggtcgcaggatatttttgtcaatTTATAATTATACGAATtacattttttatgaaaaataatggacaccaaacaaaagaatgtaatcatccttgtaatcaaagattacatatattACATTACCAAACATAATAATgcaatcaagattacattacattacattacaaatttgattacattacaagcaagATTACATTACACACAACCAAACGTAGCCAGGTGTTGCTGATTGGAAATAAAGTGCTAGTTGCATCATGTCGATATCACAACACAGAGAGCACAGGAGCACTAGAGCACGAGAATGAAACAAATGAGTGCGATGAGTGAATTGGTGAATTTCAAACTCTGTCTCGAGGCCTTTTACAtagtcttattttattgttgataCTAGGCATGGTATCCTCCGATCAACCTAAGGCTCCTCGATCGCAAGAAAGGTTCTAACGTGACATTTCACCATCATTTATTTGATTTGGATTCTAATTTATTTTCTTATACAGATATACAAATtcagatattttttaattattcatCATCTCCACCTCCCTTATTGGAGAGTAACTTGAGCATCGAAATGACACTCTTAATCCTCAATTTTgaatctctctctttctctctcatacATAGTAGGGGGTGCTTGGTGATCTGAttctctcctctttttttttccttgaagACTCGACGATTCCGACAATATAGAAGACAGTTCACCGGTGGCTTATCTACCGACGAGCTACCCACCGGAATAGCTACAATTGCagtatagaaataaaataaataggtattagtttaaaaattaactttgagTTTAGCATATGATTTATCCAATTAATCCACGGATTTAACAATCACTTATCGGATTTgattttagtttattttcttgCGTACACTTTTAATTTATTAGAAATGAGCGGTGTTggtaaacattattttttaaaaaataaaattcaaatcaaaacaaatgagtcaaaatttaaaaaaaggaaaattaatgACGAATTCCACGtgaaatttaattaaagaaaaaaaaagaatgattcgatggcaacaactttaattaattaattaattaattactactAAACCCCTAATTTAGCTCTTAATTGCAGCTGGATTTGGCGCCAGATTTATCCTTAACTTAAAGTCCTGATTAGGCTCGTTTAGCATCATTAATTCcatacataaataatatatatatatatatatatatatatatatatatatatatatatatatatatatatatattatttatgtataTATCTCCTAATAATTCGCTTCGCAGCAACTAATTTTGTTTAATCTGTTTATTATCTGACGATTTTCTCTCATTTCCTGCTCTACTTAAACTCCTCCTTCCCTTCAGTTTCCACTCCAACTCGAAATCTAACATCTCCTCCATCTCCAGCTTCCACTTTCGTATTTCTAATATCATCAAACTCCTCATCATGGCTGTCGCAGTTGTCAACAACGATATGCTAATTTCCTCTTCCGCCGCCAGCACCAGCAGAGTCGAGGTTCGCTCCGTGTGGGCTCATAACCTCGACGAGGAGTTTTCCCTCATCCGTTCCGCCCTCCCGTTCCACCCCTTCGTAGCATTGGACACCGAGTATCCTGGCGTCGTCGTCACTTCCAAAGGTCCCTACTGCACCCTCACCCTCCCCCAGCGCTACGACTTGATCCGGGCCAACGTCGAGGCCCTCCGCATCGTCCAGGTTGGTCTCACTCTCTCCGACGCTGCCGGCAACCTCCCATGTGCCCTCTACAGTGACGGCACTTATGTGCGTTACGTGTGGGAATTTAATTTCCGCGACTTCGACATCAGCCGCGACCGTTACGCCCCTTCCTCCGTCGAGCTGCTCAAGGCTAATGGCATCGACTTCCAAAAGAATCAAATGTGGGGCATCGACTCTTGCAGATTCGCCCAGCACTTGGCCACCTCCGGCTTGCTTTCCTTTGGCCACTTTTCTCCCGTCTCCTGGGTTACCTTCCAAGGCGCCTATGACTTCGCGTTCCTAGTGAAGATGCTGACATGCGACTGCGAATTACCAAAGACCGTTCGTGAGTTCTTGCACCTTGTTCACTTCTTTTTCGGCAAAAGGGTGTTCGATGTGAAGCACCTTAGCAAGCATTGTTCTGGGCTTTACGGAGGATTGGAGCGGGTGGCCTCTACAGTCCAAGTTGAGCGAGCAGTGGGATCTCGACATCAGTCCGGCTCCGATAGCTTATTAACATGGCAGGTGTTCTACCAAATCGCTTCTCGTGTGAATCCACAACTCATCGATCGTCCAGAACACATGGGAGCACTCTTTGACCTCGAACTCCGGCCAATAGCATAGTAATCGAGCGGTgtctttatttatttacttttttttgTTGCATCTCTTATTTGGACAAACATTTTAGGTTTTGCATGGATCTGTCTAGAGTTCATTGTTTATCACACTTGATAGTGGTTCAGCATCAGCTTAATTTGTCCACAAGATTAATTGTCCATTGCTTCATCGTATCTTTTTGTATTGTAGTACATATTACATGTTCTCGCATCATATTGAGCAAACAAATTGTCAATATTAATTCTTTGGATCATGATCTTGTTTTTTTGCTTTGCTTTGCCTTAAATCATCCCCTAGTGTGTTCTGGATCACAATCTGTTCAAATTCTGAACGACACTCAAATTCATTCCACACTGCATGATTGATCTTTTAGTTAGGATCTTATTAATTTTTAAgtgtttttgaaaaattgtaaTCAAGACTTGGAATACAAAGACCTCAAAATATTTCGCTTTATTTGTGGAAAAATATAAATGCTAAAAATTTCTTTTCATCGATAATGATATATTTGAATCGCATTATATCTATTAAAACCTTACAAAACATGTAGAGGATCTAGTTACCATCATCGATACGGCTATGATACTAAAATTGAGTGCAATGACAACTGAAGGGCTGACCTATGTCAAAAGTCAATGCTATTGTCCCTTATTTGTCAGAGAAATACCTACAATCACAACATAAGaatcttctatatatatatagatcagggaaaaaaaaatcagattctCGTCTCAATtatagagaagagaagagaattaagaaaggaagagggagagtcAACAAGTCCATAAACATGCCTAAACAAATGTTGATTTCCTCCTTTTATACCAAGGTCAATCTGGTAGTGACCATACACATAAATTCCATAATCCATTAACAAGTAACTAATGTTAATAAACTGGGTTATTAAATATACACATGCAATCTACATCCTTATCTTACACCCCTTAATGCACTATGCATTAGTTCACATAATTGAAATTTAACCTTCATGGCATTTTTTTGTGTGTTGTTAATTCACATATTAACACCCCTTATGGAGACAATATTTCAATCTCCTACTTAAGTTATACGTGATATCGTATGCATCTGGTTTAGTAATTCCATTAGTACAAGATTAAAGAAGTCAGAGTTGTTAGTGCTGGAAGTACCAGCTAATCGAACATGATTTTGATAATGAAAAGAGTTAAAGTTAAACTGTGCTATGATCTAACAAGCTTACCTGAGTGTATAGGCAagacctagttgaggctaggcaacgAAGTCTTAGTCAAAGGATTGGGAAGTCCTGATCAAGGGATTGTGCATAAAGCTCTGGTCAAGAGATTGGGCACAAAGTCCTAGTCAAGAGGATTGGGCATGAAGTCTTCATCAAGGGATTGATCATGAAGTCCTAGTCGGGTGGACAGACTAGAAGAGTTGGCAGATCAGGGACATTAGGTAGAAGTCCTGGGGTTTCATGGACACCAAGCAAAAGTCTAGGCAGGTTGAGGATCAGAAGTCTAGCGGAAGTCTCGAAGGTTAAAATTAGAGTTGAACAAATGTCCAAACAGGTGTTTGGCAAacataatctctcctgagagtaGGAGGTGAGGACGAGTTCCCCTATGAGGAAATAGTAGGTGTTGGTCTGATCTACAATTTCATGAGAAATCTAAAAGTTAGGTCCGGACAATCCGAGCCTGTCAAAATGTTCTtatttcatattatatatttgtttGGGCTAACTCAGTTTTGTAGAGTTAACTAAGCCTAGATCAGCTAATATAGGTGCCTAGATCCATCCAAGTGCCTCAAGATACAGGTGCCTAAAAGTTGTTCAGGCGCCTCACACCTCGACGCATGAAGCATGGTGAGGTGTTATCTTCTAGTTGGTTGGCACATATTAGATCCAGGTGCCTCCAAGGGATTTAGGCGCCTGGGACAAGATAGAGACGACCAAGAGGAGTTGCTCTCAACATTCACCACGACAGCAATCCAAATGCCTCAAAGGGATTGAGGCACATGTACAAGGATAAGGCACGATGTGCTCGAAGTTGATCAACTTTGGACCAAGCACCTCAATGGCATATAGGTGCCTGGATTGCCCTTTATAAGTAGAGCTTGAACAATGCACTGAACACACTTATTCGATCAAAGCAAAGCTAAAAAAGCTTGTCGTAGTACTCTAATTTTCAATGCTACTACACTGCGACGTTACTCAAATTGTATAACATTCAAACTAATAATGAATTATCCAACGAAAGTGATTGATGATCGCAGGCTTAGGAGTAGGAGTCTTCATAGGATTCAAACCAAGTAAACTAACAGTATTGGAATTATCCTTTTATTATTCCGTTGCTTTTATTGCTCCGAGTTTTACTAAAAGGTGAAAATGTAATGATcactatttacccccccccccccccccccctcccctccccCTCTTCCTCCCCAACATTATTTAGTAGTTAATGATGATCTAATCTTATGATAAAAAATAGAGTTCctcatcatattttcaaatactGTATGTAAAACTATAATAGTAAATCATTATGTTAGAGAGTCAAAATTTTATACACATTCAGGAAACTTTAGACCATAGAAAAAGCCAAAAATACATGAATTCATTAATATAGAATATTACACAAAATACAAATTCCTATCCACAATTAATTTAGCacaaataattaacataaaaataataattaaaaataagaaggttaaaaaatttacttggttaaatctaagtgattgttaatccaaggcaagtgaaagactctaaaaatttctttcgttgaaggcggagaagtttcTTATACTTTTTGATAGCTCATAAATTAACTAAGAATTGAATATAGTAGTTGTTATTTAATTCCTACCTCTAGAGAGCTTTTTTATTGTCTCTTAAAATATGTTACcgttggttggaggcgcctctaagagggtccaaggtgcctccaatgagaaTAGAACTATATCCAACCTCCAATGGTCATCCAAGAGGTGATACTTACTTGTTCGCCTACCTGTCTTTAAGGTTGTTAGTCCTCAGAGTCATCCTTGTTTTATGGTCCATTGTCTTCTGACACTTCTCAATTCTTAAATTTGCTCCTGTTTTACTTATAACAGACAAGAGGTAAGGAATAGGTGCTCTAACGAAGCGGTCGTGAAACAACATAAGCCCAAAAGTGGGTATGTAACGGGACAagtaattaaacataagcattttTCCTTATCATTTTCACCTGAGAATATATTGGTATAAATCAGCGCTTACTTGTTTCTTGTGGACTATATACCTTTTTAGAGTGAATAATGTTGGTATAAAGTGttgaagcaatctaggtgccctaggttttgatgtttgggcaaaggtttaagttaggtttattgttgtatttgatatgcattgtgagtgtgcaggatacaagtacaacaagaaaagtccaagtgtgatcttggcaaaggaggaaagtccaagaatgggtcttggcggtgtaagtccaagcatgtagtcttggcaacgtaagtccaagtgtgacttgacaatggatgaagccccggaggtgaggagcctcttggcaaaggacaatatggacaaggccaaggaagctccgtacggacgtgaaggatggggagacatcgaCCGTGGAGGCAGAGCTGAAGGAGGCTAGAGGctggtctaggttggtcggagaGAGCAGtgatgagtgaatgtactcgaggcaaaATTCTCGGGTTCGGGGTTcatcgtacaagcttcgcacggtAGTTCAAGTATCTGCAATGCCTTTCTGATTGTAGTCCAGCCTGAGCAGCCACGTGAAAAGAGTTGAGAGCCGCGAGAGTTTGATCATGTACCGTCTCGGTGCAGGTATCATCATATCCAAATCGACTtctgatttgctccaagctctataagaaggagcttgggatggcgcGCAAGGTggcgaaattagacttggttaaagcctaattagtagtcaccaaagtgctcaaggatctcaaGTGATCTTggtggagttgtggtgaggtttctcccaaggaggttgagctagtcgGTTTGCCGGGACTAATCCATGAGGATTGAGGATCGTCACCACTACGCACACCGCCGTGGAGTAGAGCAAGTTATTctcgaaccacgtaaacaccttgtgttagggtttgtgtttggtttgttgtcttcttctttcttgttttaggttaacttttgtatttgttagtttgtttttgtattccgctgtgcactaacattataggaagtaaagttttgggtgagacgctattcacccccctctagcggacgtcaaggtcctaacatAAAGGATTCTATCCACTATTATACTCTAGTCCAGCTTCATATTCCGAGTAAATTTCATGATAATTCTGGTTGATTGCCCCGCTTAGTTTTTTGCTCCGAGTGAATTTAAGCTTCATATGTAAAAAATCAAAGTACTATAATATCTCGGTCGGGAAACCATTCTTAAGCAGATTTGAATTGACATTTAAAGGTTGAAATACTGATATAATTCGGTCGGGAATATACTCCCGAGTGAATCTGAATTTATACTTGAAGGCCAAGAGGTTGATATATTTCAGTCGGGAatctactgttggaaccccaaggtgttttgatgtaatcaaacaagttaagttaggtcctgcgttgtctaatccttgtgtctaagtgtacaggagcatagtgagaaggacggcacgggagaggaCCTGACAGCGTCCGCATGGGCCGAGAAATGTACGGTGGAGCAAGGTCGTGCTGACGTTCGAAGGAACGAGCGTCTGGGAGGAAGGCGACTTCGAGAGAAGAGAGGTTCGAAAAATCAGGATGGTCGAACCTGAGCTATAGACCCGGATGGCCGAAAGACAACCCGGAGGTAATGACGGCAGCCGAAGAGGTCTCGGACAAAAGTCATCAAATGACTTTTTGCTCgactttttgctccgggcgcCAGGCACCCGGACTCGCGAACCTTGCATAGTGGACCAAGATCGAGGTTTGACTCGATTCCattagggataaaatttatcccaccaggccggaacccttctaggcgcccgacCAACTATAAATATAGCGTTGGTCCGAAGCTAATTAATGAATTGAACAACAACTGTTCGCATCTCTTCATTTCTTCACTTTTCTACTGCTCCTGTCTCAGAtaaaggctactccgcccaaaggagatcggCAGATAGTgcacttactttccttggattagcaatcccctgattgcaaaccaagtaaatcctctgtgtctgatttctgtttatttagtctctgcttttttaattacaagttcttttaaattagttgaatatttgAGAAAGATTTTTGGTTTAATTCTTGTAGGggaattcacccctcccctcttgtcggcctccaaatggacctacaagtggtatcagagcaaggacgcttcaggaggactaaccgctgatcgaagcaacaagatggtcggaccaagcatcgttccaccaaaattcgagggggacttcgcagactggaagtgttgtatggaggtattcctaagaactgatttcgaaattcgatTTATTTtgaagtatgattttgtagctccgatgaatcaagatggagaagaaaaagaggagagccattggacaaagaaggagcaggcgtaATGAGCTGTCAGGTATCAGCCACTCGGCGTCCATCGTCAGCCTGAAGTCAACATGAAGCTACTCGTCGACCAAGAACTTTGGAGTCACTGGAACTGAAGGATCccgcgaagctcgctagaagagacatcctccgatAAACATGATAATCATTTGGAAAAATGAGAAGGTAACATGATGtaaaagaattaaaagaaaatcgtctcgagaacctcggtgagtAAACAACGGACACCATACGCTACACACTCAACGCATTTCTCCtcgagtggacatcaatcgttcGCACGctattatatttcaaaagacaccgaggtaagtactttagaagagttgtttacTCTTGAGTTACATGTAAACTGTGCGACAAAGACTCAAGTCGATAATGTATACcgaaccaagaaggatgtgaaaGCAGATcaagaagacaagaagcatattggaagagaaagaagagatatggtagaaactttaaatttttagatataataaaagaataaaaaaatgcGAAATAAAAAAAGAATAATAGAGAGAAAATGCGTTACCAAAGTCAAGAAGGACACTTAAGAGAGGAGATTGCccggaactaaagaaggacaaaatgaagacacccaagaaacacaagaacAAAAGCCACTTGGGGACACTTCATCATcatgagtccgagattcaagaatatgggATAGGACCGATGACAAGCtatgaaggacaaagtacatcgaACCCAAGATGGAAGGAGGCGACCTGGATAGATAGGGTGGTTGTAGGGCTAGAGTCGATAGTGGTAAggttaccccctgatgaactttaatttgatatttaggcaatggcaaaatccatgtataaattagaaaataaaaataccaaattagaaaatgaaattctaaaaacaaaaagaattttggcaaaatcatgtcttatagaggattttgaaaaattgaaaattgaaaatgaaaaactaaaagaagaaataaaaagtttgaaaaaatctaatggttcaaatatttctacttttagaaattatagaggtttaaattggtattatagatttcatcaaagtcaaattagaaatatatcaaaagtctatatacctaggaaatactttgTTAATcatgtaggtaggaacctctactgggttccaaaaacctatttaatttaaaattaaaattagacttagcattttcagcaaggaaattaaacaactaatttctttatgaggctttgtctaacgaagtggttgttgctccaataaccaagaagacctagtgcctcgccacgacctggaagccaagtatcaaaatgaaaagtttaattgactaactcaaaaagcattaatttaatttacttaatgctttaaaagagttattcaatttgtgttagaaaatatttaaaattgatttagaaatttttacctttgaatttttttttaaatatgacttagaattttttattaccttaagtttttttttataaaaaattgccttaaaattttttttactaagaattttttaataactgccttcaaattttttttttataaaactgacttagaaattgtttaaattagaattttttttttagaaaatgtttttaaaaacttaccacagaaatttttttcttttaccttagacttgtttaa
The genomic region above belongs to Zingiber officinale cultivar Zhangliang chromosome 11A, Zo_v1.1, whole genome shotgun sequence and contains:
- the LOC122031471 gene encoding probable CCR4-associated factor 1 homolog 11, with amino-acid sequence MAVAVVNNDMLISSSAASTSRVEVRSVWAHNLDEEFSLIRSALPFHPFVALDTEYPGVVVTSKGPYCTLTLPQRYDLIRANVEALRIVQVGLTLSDAAGNLPCALYSDGTYVRYVWEFNFRDFDISRDRYAPSSVELLKANGIDFQKNQMWGIDSCRFAQHLATSGLLSFGHFSPVSWVTFQGAYDFAFLVKMLTCDCELPKTVREFLHLVHFFFGKRVFDVKHLSKHCSGLYGGLERVASTVQVERAVGSRHQSGSDSLLTWQVFYQIASRVNPQLIDRPEHMGALFDLELRPIA